The genomic segment CAAGCGCCAACGTCGTCGTAAGTCAACGTATCGCTGACCGGCACGGACAACTGCAAGTCCAGCGCTTCGCCAGGCACAACCCGCGCAAAAAGAACACTCGCGCCCGCTATATCCCGCGTCCCAATGGTCAACCTTCCATGGTCCCTTTCTGAACATCCGCAAAGCTTTTGCACTAGTATGTGGTGGCTTCGCACGCGGCCGAAAAGTCGGTGCGGCGATGCATCAAAAGTCTGGAGAAGACCATGCTTACGCTGCGAAAACTGAATCTGGCTGTGGTGTTGTGGGCGTTGGCGTCCGGCGTCGCCTTCGCTGATACCGTGGCCCTGAAGGCCGATCTCGAACCGTCAAGCGAAGTGCCGCCGCGCGTCAGCCACGGGCACGGCATGCTGAACGCCACGTTCGATACATCGACGAAATCGCTGCAATGGACCGTCACTTATGAAGGATTGAGCGGTCCGGCCACCGCCGCCCACTTTCACGGTCCGGCGCCAGTCGGCCAGAACGCGAAGGTCCAGGTGCCGATCGACAAAGGCGCGCTTGCCAGTCCGATCAAGGGATCAACGGCGCTCACCGAGCAGCAGGTTACCGATCTGATGGCCGGGCAGTGGTACTTCAACGTGCACACCGCGCAGAACCCGATGGGTGAAATCCGCGGACAGGTGTTGCCCGCAAACTGAACGTCGGCGTAGCCGAATCCAAGGCGGGCGAACATTTTTGAGATTAGAACCCGCCGTCGATCGACGCGGCCTGGAACACACGTACCATGACGGGACCCTACAGAAGGAGCCTGTCCCGATGAGTTGGCAAAGTGCACTCGCATGCTGGTATTTGCGTCGGCAGTTCCGACCGGAAACGCTCAAGCCGCGCATCAACGTCGAGCGGGCGCGTGCGTTGACGGCGAAGCGCGTCTGGTCGCCGCGCGTGCCTCGAGACTGGCGGTTGCGCGAGCTATATGGCGCGAACGACATGCCTTTGCGCGGCGAGTGGCTCGAACCCGCAACTAACGCGACGTCACCCGAGGCCGGCCCGACCGTGCTGTACTGTCACGGCGGCGGCTATTACTTCTGTTCACCGCGTACGCATCGCTCGATAGTGTTCGGACTGGCGACGCGTGCGCATGCGTCGATCTTTTCCCTCGAATACCGGCTTGCGCCCGAGCATCGTTTCCCAGCGGCACTCAATGATGCGACCGCCGCCTATCGTCGACTGCTCGCCGACGGCATCGCGCCCGAGTCGATCGTGATTGCCGGTGATTCGGCCGGCGGCGGTCTCGCGCTCGCCGCGTTGGTCGCGCTAAGAGACGCAGGTGATCCGCTGCCGGCCGGCGGCTTGCTGTTCTCGCCGTGGACCGATCTCGCCGCGACCGGCGCCAGCCTCAGCACCAATGACAGCGTCGATCCCATGTTCTGCGGTGCCGCGATCAAACGTGCCACGGAGGTTTATCTCGGTGATGCTTCGCCCGCGGACCCCTACGCTTCGCCCCTCTACGCTGACCTGCACGGCTTGCCGCCGCTTTTCCTGATGGCGGGTAGCACGGAAGTGCTGCTCGACGACTCGCAGCGTGTCGCCGATAACGCACGCGCGGCGGGTGTCGATTGCGAGCTTGAGGTGTGGAAGAAAATGCCGCATGTGTGGCCGATGTTCGCGCCGTTCATCCCGGAGGCGAACCGCGCGCTCGATCACGCGGCTGCTTTCGTGCGACGCGCGACGAGCCGCGCCATGAAGGCCACCAACCCCACCAACGCCGCCACTCAACCGTCGAGCGTGACGTCCAGCGTCTGATAGACGGCCTCGATGGTGGGCTGGCCATATTGCCGTTCCAGCCGTCGCACGGTGAAGTGTCCGTGCGCAACCTGCTGGAAGTGGTCGATGAAAACCGTGTTGACCATCGCGCCGAGCACCGCGCCGATCGCCGGAATCGACTTGGCGGCGATCTGCTCGCTCACCTGCACCGAAAAGCGCGCAGCAATCGCGTTCAGCAGCCGCAACAAGGCCGCCGAGCCGTGCGCGCTGAAGCCCTTGGTCGCGATCTCCGAAGACGCCTTCGATACCGCCTGCGCCAGCGCGCCCCGCATGATGAAGTAGCCGAGATCGGCGTCGTCGTCTTCGCTCGACGTGCCGCCCATGCCGAGCACCGTCAGACATTGCAGCTGCGTTTCGATCGACGTCAGATCCTCGCCCTCGCTGCGCGCAATATCGCAGATCGAGCGGAACATCAGCGTGGTGGTGACCGGCAATTCGACGGGCAGCGCGAATAGCCCGAATGCGCCGCCGGCCGCCCCGGTGGTCGCCACCGCGAATTTGTGCAGCAAATTGCTCGGCCGGTCGGGCACGATGAGTGGCGTAGCATCGCGGCGACCCAGCGTACGCAGCGCGATCGACAAACATTTGCGCAGCGCCAGTTCGGTCGCATCGGTGACCTTGGCGTTGGCGAAGGCCGGAATACGCGACATCAGCTTTTCGATCGGCGCGCCGACGATGCTCGCCAATTTCATCGCAAGCGCGGGGCTTTCGAGTTGATGTTTTGCGCGTTTTAGCGCTTTGAGATCCTCGTCGGATAACGATGATGTGGTCAGCGAACTCGGTTGCATGGGCCTCCCTGGCGTCATGTCATGTGCTTTCTTCAGTCGATTGCCACCGCCGCGAAGGCAGGTGGCACGTCCCGCTTAGAGCGTCGCAGCATGGTATGATTCCCGATCATTTGACGAGTCAACTGTTGCTCTATCAAAAATGGCTGTCCATACCGCGGCTCACCACTCGAGTGGGCAAGTCTTACCGTTCCGTGAATCCTTGCTGGCGATGCTCGGCATCTCCTTCGTCACGATGCTGGTCGCGCTCGATCAGACCGTGGTCGGCACCGCGCTGCCCACCATCGTGTCGGAACTCAGGGGCTTCGAACTCTACGCGTGGGTTGCCACGTCGTATCTGCTGACCTCCGTCATTACCGTGCCGATTTTCGGCCGACTCGGCGATTACTACGGGCGCAAACCGTTCGTGATCGCGTCGATCGTCGTGTTCACGGCAGCGTCGGTGCTGTGCGGCGTCGCCAACAACATGCTGTTTCTCGTGCTTGCGCGCGGCTTGCAGGGCATCGGCGGCGGGATGCTGGTCGGCACCGCGTTCGCGTGCATTCCCGATCTGTTTCCCGATTCGGTCGTGCGTCTGCGCTGGCAGGTGCTGATGAGTTCGGCGTTCGGGATCGCCAATGCCGTGGGGCCGTCGCTCGGCGGTTTTCTCACGCAGTATTACGGATGGCGCTCGGTTTTCTACGTGAATCTGCCGGTTGGTTTGCTGTCGCTGTTTTTCGTGTGGCGTTTTCTGCCGCATCTGCGACACGTCGAGCATAAGGGCAAGATGCGGCTTGATTGGCCCGGCGCGTTGCTGATCGCCGTCGCGCTTGGTTCGCTGCAACTGTTCGTCGAGATGCTGCCGAAACAAGGCTCGACGCTTATCGCGTTCGGGCTGCTCGGCTTGAGCATCGTATCGGCCTATGCGCTGTGGCAGTGGGAAAAACGCTGCCCAACCGCGATTCTTCCCGTCGACATGTTCCGCAATCGCAGCCTTTCGGCGCTGTTTCTGCTCGCCGTGCTCGGCGGCTTCACGATGTTCTCGATGCTGTTCTACGCGCCGCTGCTGTTCCAGGGCGGCTTCGGCATGTCGCCGAAAGAAGCGGGGCTCGTGATCACGCCGCTGGTCGTGTTCATCACGATCGGCAGCATTGCCAACGGGCGCATCGTGTCGCGCGTGCGTAATCCGAATCTGATGCTGTATGTCGGCTTTGCGCTGATCGCGTTGTCGTGCCTCGGGATCGTGGTCGCGACGCGTTCCATGTCGCAATGGGTGCTGATGTCGTTCATGGTGCTCGGCGGCCTCGGGCTCGGCTTCGTGATGCCGAA from the Paraburkholderia fungorum genome contains:
- a CDS encoding CHRD domain-containing protein, with protein sequence MLTLRKLNLAVVLWALASGVAFADTVALKADLEPSSEVPPRVSHGHGMLNATFDTSTKSLQWTVTYEGLSGPATAAHFHGPAPVGQNAKVQVPIDKGALASPIKGSTALTEQQVTDLMAGQWYFNVHTAQNPMGEIRGQVLPAN
- a CDS encoding alpha/beta hydrolase — protein: MSWQSALACWYLRRQFRPETLKPRINVERARALTAKRVWSPRVPRDWRLRELYGANDMPLRGEWLEPATNATSPEAGPTVLYCHGGGYYFCSPRTHRSIVFGLATRAHASIFSLEYRLAPEHRFPAALNDATAAYRRLLADGIAPESIVIAGDSAGGGLALAALVALRDAGDPLPAGGLLFSPWTDLAATGASLSTNDSVDPMFCGAAIKRATEVYLGDASPADPYASPLYADLHGLPPLFLMAGSTEVLLDDSQRVADNARAAGVDCELEVWKKMPHVWPMFAPFIPEANRALDHAAAFVRRATSRAMKATNPTNAATQPSSVTSSV
- a CDS encoding EcsC family protein; its protein translation is MQPSSLTTSSLSDEDLKALKRAKHQLESPALAMKLASIVGAPIEKLMSRIPAFANAKVTDATELALRKCLSIALRTLGRRDATPLIVPDRPSNLLHKFAVATTGAAGGAFGLFALPVELPVTTTLMFRSICDIARSEGEDLTSIETQLQCLTVLGMGGTSSEDDDADLGYFIMRGALAQAVSKASSEIATKGFSAHGSAALLRLLNAIAARFSVQVSEQIAAKSIPAIGAVLGAMVNTVFIDHFQQVAHGHFTVRRLERQYGQPTIEAVYQTLDVTLDG
- a CDS encoding MDR family MFS transporter; translation: MAVHTAAHHSSGQVLPFRESLLAMLGISFVTMLVALDQTVVGTALPTIVSELRGFELYAWVATSYLLTSVITVPIFGRLGDYYGRKPFVIASIVVFTAASVLCGVANNMLFLVLARGLQGIGGGMLVGTAFACIPDLFPDSVVRLRWQVLMSSAFGIANAVGPSLGGFLTQYYGWRSVFYVNLPVGLLSLFFVWRFLPHLRHVEHKGKMRLDWPGALLIAVALGSLQLFVEMLPKQGSTLIAFGLLGLSIVSAYALWQWEKRCPTAILPVDMFRNRSLSALFLLAVLGGFTMFSMLFYAPLLFQGGFGMSPKEAGLVITPLVVFITIGSIANGRIVSRVRNPNLMLYVGFALIALSCLGIVVATRSMSQWVLMSFMVLGGLGLGFVMPNLTIFAQQTAGREHLGIATALLQSLRMIGGMIGTALTGTLISHMYASGVRSALESANASHWFSDLGDPQILINQGAQTALVDQLTHAGHNGAMLLESARESLVAAIHLGLAMAAIIAVVSVWQSRRVPPIKLQRKLEPVIHAD